A stretch of DNA from Pseudomonadota bacterium:
AGAGAACATCCGAGTGCAACAGGTGTCCTCCTGGATATAAGGACAGGGGATATTCTTGCGCTTGCATCTCAACCTTCTTTTGATTCAAATCTTTTTTCAGAAAATATCTCGCAAGAAAATTGGCAAGCCCTTCAAAAAGATCCTTTTACACCTCTAATTAATAAAGCTGTGGGGGGGCTGTATGCACCTGGATCTACTTTTAAAATGTGCGTGGCACTGGCGGCGCTTGAAAAAGGGGTTATTGATGAACACACATCCTCTTATTGTCGTGGGCACATGATGCTTGGGAATCACAAATTTCATTGCTGGAAAAAAGAATCCCATGGCCGCGTTGCTTTAAGAGAGGCGTTTCAAAGATCGTGTGACATTTATTTTTGGGAAATTGGGAAGCGCGCGGGTATTGAAGAAATTGCGCGTATGGCTAACCGTCTAGGTCTCGGGTCTCTTCCTTTTTTGGGGTTAAATGGAGAAAAAAGAGGCGTCATTCCAAACAAAGAATGGAAATTAGGGCGATTTAATGAGCCTTGGTATATGGGTGATACATTTAATGCCTCTATTGGGCAAGGCTACGTTCTGTCCACTCCTCTTGAATTAGCCGTTATGACAGCAAGACTGGCAAGTGGTGGAAAATCTGTTATTCCCCGTCTCTCTTTAAATGAGCCTTTTTCTCCTTTTGAATCTCTTGGGATACAAGAAAGACATATCAATCTTATTTTAGAGGGAATGAATAGAGCTTGTAATGAACCAGGAGGAACAGCTTATGCACATCGAATTCAGGAACTTGACTTTTTGATGGGAGGTAAAACAGGAACTTCTCAAGTCAAGCGTATTAGTTTGAGTGAACGTGCGCGCGGCGTTCGAAAGACGCATGAACTTGAGTGGAAATTACGTAACCATTCTTTCTTTGTAGGATATGCCCCTATCCACGCGCCTCGATATGCAATGAGTGTTTTAATCGAGCATGGAGGAGATGGCCTCAATAGTGTGCCGATCGTCCAGCGCCTTCTTCTTGCAGCACAAAAAAGAGATTTTGCATGAAAGGGAAATAATGTTTTTAAGAGTGTTAGAAAATTATACAATCTTTAAGCCAATTTTTCTTTTAAAAAATTTGCGATGGTCTATCGTACTTCTTATTTCAATCATTTCTGGTATTGGATTTATAATGCTCTATTCTGCTGCCAATGGTCATCTTATGCCCTGGGCACTTCCCCAAATGATACGTTTTTTAATAGGGGTGCTTTTAATGATTGGGATTTCTGCCATAAATATAAGATTTTGGCGTCATCTGGCTTATTTATTTTATGGAGGCTCATTTTTACTTCTCCTTGCTGTTGAAATTATTGGAAATATTGGCATGGGAGCGCAACGATGGATTAATGTTGGTTTTTTTAATATTCAACCTTCTGAACTAATGAAAATAGCGCTTATTCTTGCTCTTGCTCGGTATTTTAGTGCTCTAAGTGTGGAAGAAATACAAAAACCAAAATTTCTTCTCCTCCCTCTCTTTATGATTTTAATGCCAGCCATGTTGGTTGCAAAGCAGCCAGATTTAGGAACAGCTCTTTTGCTCATCATGATTGGGGCTGGAATTCTTTTTACGGCGGGTGTTAAGGTTCGTTATTTTGTAGGTTTAGGATTTGTAAGCCTTTGTTGTCTCCCCTTGGCTTGGTGTTTTTTAAAAAGTTACCAAAAAAATCGAATTCTTATTTTCTTAAATCCTGAAAAAGATCCTTTGAAATCGGGGTACCACATTTTGCAATCTAAGATCGCATTAGGATCAGGAGGAATTTTTGGAAAAGGTTTTCAAGCCGGAACGCAAAGTCATTTAAATTTTTTACCAGAAAAGCAGACAGATTTCATATTTACAATGTTTTCAGAAGAATTCGGATTTATAGGGGCGATCTGTCTTTTGAGTCTTTATTTTCTTCTAATGTTACTGAGCTTAAAAGTTGGGCTTGAGTCAAGAGATCGTTTTGGAAAATTCATTGTAATGGGGGTTCTTATTACAGTTTTTGTATATGTTTTCATTAATACATCTATGGTTATGGGGCTTGTTCCTGTTGTGGGTGTACCGCTTCCTTTTGTCTCGTATGGAGGAACTGCTCTTTTAACTCTTTTAATGAGTTTTGGTTTCTTACTGGGTGTTGATCTTCAAAAACATCGTAAATCAATGACTTAAGAAAACTACGAAGAGGCTTTTTGAAGCCCATGTTCTGTTAAAATCCAGTTAAGAGGTTCATCTTCAGGAGTTGTAGGAACATGATCGATTTCTTGGATTGAAAATCCAACTCCAACAGCAATAACAGAGTCTTTTGGAGATTTTCGTAAGAGGTGCAAGGTTCTATCATAAAAACCTCCACCATATCCGAGACGATTCCCATATTTATCAACGCCTAAAAAAGGGATTAAAAGAAGAGTTGGCCTTACGAGGGGTTGATTTTTACGGGGTTGAAAAAGATCTGAAATAGTCATGCAAGGAGATTTTGTAAGGACATCTAAGGGATGCCAGCTTCTAAAAGAAAGAGGAGATTTTAAGGCGTCTATGCAAGGAAGTGCGCAGGGAAAGCCATATTGGAAGAGAGAAGTAAGAAGGGGTTTACAATCAGCCTCATCCCGTAACGGCCAATACCCGCTGATAACAGACGTCTTTGGAAGATTTAAAGTCTTTTGAAGGAAATGACGGAAGAAAGGACCTATATCTTGAAAAAAAGAAGCAGTTTTAGAGTTTTGAACAAAAAGGCGTCTTTTTTCTCGAAGCTCTGATCTGAGTTTTTCTTTGTTATCAATGTACATGGGAAGCAGATATTTAAAAACAAAATAAAAAGCCACTAAAGCCGTTCCCCGCATGGATATCCACATGTGGCCCTTATGAAAAGGGGGAAACCTGTATATGAAAACCACGGTTTTTATAAGAACAAGTCTCCATTTTTGAAACTTAGGCCCCTCGGATATGGAGGTGACGCGCTTCGTAGCTTATGGTTAGTATAGCATAATTTATGGAATTGTCTTAAAAAATCTTAACAAAAAGCAACCTCAACCTCTTTACCACAAAAGGCAAGCTCTCTCTTAAAGATTCTCTTGATTGGGAAATCTTTAATTTTAGAAGCATAATTCTTTGCTTCTATTTGCTCCAATTCTTGATAAGCCATATGTTTTAAATCTTCTGTTTTTTGCAACTTTTTTCAATTTTACGGGGGGGTATATGGCACTTTAGATCTTAATTTTTAGGTACCCTTCAAAAAGAAGCGTAATCATGAAGAGCATGTTATTTGTCCGAGAGTCTGGCCAGGTTGTATGAGGGTGCCTTCCCGTATTTGTGTCGTAACAACGCCAGAACAAGGAGAAACCAATGGATATGTTCCTGGTGTCTCCATTTGTTGTGAATTTATATAAATTTGTGCAATAAGGGAATTTTCAGAAACAAAGAAGCTTCCAGATACTTTCTTCCAACCTATTGTGTAAAATGTACTAGATTGGGAACCATTGTTTAAATCAAGAGCGGAAGGGGCGACAATAAGTTTTACAGTAGGAGATTCCATAACAGCAGCATGGCTCTCATTTTCGAGGACAGTTACAGATAAAAGAGACAAAGTTATCAAGAGACCATATTTAAAGAATCTTTCTTTCGTTTTCATAGGCTTTCGCTCATCGTTAAAGTTATAATGTTAATTCTTCAATTTCATGAAGATTATGCTGAAGATTTGGAATTGTTAGAGGCTTGACGGGCATATCGGAAGTTCTAAAATTACGCGAATATTGTGGTTCTGACAATTCTTTAAGGAAATTATCACTGCTGGGGAGGCTATAAATCGTTGGATATAACTTTTTAAGCCGGTCAAGGAAAGGAGACTTTACTTCTACTTCTTCAGGAACAACAATCCAGTTACCTGCTGCGTCTTTAACAATTTTTTCTGAAAATTCAGGTGAAATGATAAAGAGAATGGAGCGCTCAATAACTTGTCTATAATCATTTGAAAAGAAAAATCCAGCAACAGGAAGATCCCCTAAGAAAGGTGCTTCATCACGGCTTTTAATATGTGTGCGTTCCGTAAGGCCGCTTAAAACAAGACTTTCTCCAGGCGAAAGAATGGTTGTTGCGGAAACACTCGATTTATCTGACTGAAAGGCTGGTGTTGTATTAACAAGGACAATATTTCCAGGAAGAGGATCTGTAGAAATAATTGTGCGTAAAGCATTTACTTTAAGAGCAATTTTTCCATTTTGTAAAAAGAAGGGAATGACAGAAAGAGATATTCCCACTTCTTTACTTACGAGATTTCCACCGCCCTGGGTGCTCGTGAGAGCAAGCGTGTAATCTGTTCCTGAAAAGAAGGTTGAGGGTTGCCCATGGGTTGCAATTAAAGAAGGTGTTGCGAGGATTTCATTATGATTAGTCGTATCATTTGCAATATTGAGGGAGTAGACAAGGGAACCAATTGAAAGATTATTTGTTCGAATATTTGGTTTAGTACGTGAGTTATCATGACTTGTTCCAAGCGCAGGCGTTGGAACACCTGTTTGAGTATTTTTATAACCTGCCGTAATGTTTAGAACATCAAGCAAATTATTTCCATAGCTTTGCGTTTCGAGACGTTCCACACGCAGAATCATAACATTTAAAACAATCATTTTTTGAGAATGGGGCAGCGCAAATTCTCCGTCGATGAGCTCGTTTTCCAAGGAAAAAGGTAAAGACGAACTTGGATCAGAAGAGACAGAAGAGGCGGAAGAAGAAGACGTAGACGTAGACGGAGAAGAAGAATTCTTTGAAGA
This window harbors:
- the mrdA gene encoding penicillin-binding protein 2, which produces MYDDKNQSLFTRRSIVLGTIGVGLLGVVVSRLSYLQLLKKGYYALLSDDNRISLRFVPPKRGKIKDRWGSVLAYDIKSFRAVVNLEILELNKIPLRPYLEKLASLLNLTEQDIKNILKEKKRSLKFIPLLLKDNISWADVAKIELSLLDMPGVLIEEGTRRFYPFKEVFSHIIGYVGIPSENELKNNEGGLNGNLKTGKSGLEKIFDVSLRGEPGVRKVEVNARGRPIRDLSQEKPKEGQDFISTFDLDLQQRLMEELREHPSATGVLLDIRTGDILALASQPSFDSNLFSENISQENWQALQKDPFTPLINKAVGGLYAPGSTFKMCVALAALEKGVIDEHTSSYCRGHMMLGNHKFHCWKKESHGRVALREAFQRSCDIYFWEIGKRAGIEEIARMANRLGLGSLPFLGLNGEKRGVIPNKEWKLGRFNEPWYMGDTFNASIGQGYVLSTPLELAVMTARLASGGKSVIPRLSLNEPFSPFESLGIQERHINLILEGMNRACNEPGGTAYAHRIQELDFLMGGKTGTSQVKRISLSERARGVRKTHELEWKLRNHSFFVGYAPIHAPRYAMSVLIEHGGDGLNSVPIVQRLLLAAQKRDFA
- the rodA gene encoding rod shape-determining protein RodA, which translates into the protein MFLRVLENYTIFKPIFLLKNLRWSIVLLISIISGIGFIMLYSAANGHLMPWALPQMIRFLIGVLLMIGISAINIRFWRHLAYLFYGGSFLLLLAVEIIGNIGMGAQRWINVGFFNIQPSELMKIALILALARYFSALSVEEIQKPKFLLLPLFMILMPAMLVAKQPDLGTALLLIMIGAGILFTAGVKVRYFVGLGFVSLCCLPLAWCFLKSYQKNRILIFLNPEKDPLKSGYHILQSKIALGSGGIFGKGFQAGTQSHLNFLPEKQTDFIFTMFSEEFGFIGAICLLSLYFLLMLLSLKVGLESRDRFGKFIVMGVLITVFVYVFINTSMVMGLVPVVGVPLPFVSYGGTALLTLLMSFGFLLGVDLQKHRKSMT
- a CDS encoding 5-formyltetrahydrofolate cyclo-ligase, producing the protein MRGTALVAFYFVFKYLLPMYIDNKEKLRSELREKRRLFVQNSKTASFFQDIGPFFRHFLQKTLNLPKTSVISGYWPLRDEADCKPLLTSLFQYGFPCALPCIDALKSPLSFRSWHPLDVLTKSPCMTISDLFQPRKNQPLVRPTLLLIPFLGVDKYGNRLGYGGGFYDRTLHLLRKSPKDSVIAVGVGFSIQEIDHVPTTPEDEPLNWILTEHGLQKASS